A single Cnuibacter physcomitrellae DNA region contains:
- a CDS encoding MetQ/NlpA family ABC transporter substrate-binding protein, whose translation MTIRTKLLAAAAALPLLAVLAGCAGSGTASGSGDAGTGDPVRIGVVGASDPYWETYKQAAADAGIAVDIVDFSDYAQPNPALSEGELDLNQFQHIVYLSQYNVSSGSDLVPIGATAIYPLGLYSTKYDSVADIPAGETVAVPNDESNLARGLLVLQSAGLVKLKDGGSIFATLDDIDEAGSKVKVTTLEASLTPTSLPDVAAAIINNDFVEDAGLTAADAIAKDDPSDPNALPYVNVFAARAEDADDPTYQKLVEVYQDTQSVLDGVQEASGGTAVFLKTPVDDLRASLEKVEADTRAHQG comes from the coding sequence ATGACCATCAGGACCAAGCTCCTCGCCGCCGCAGCGGCACTCCCCCTGCTCGCCGTCCTCGCGGGCTGCGCCGGTTCCGGCACCGCCTCCGGAAGCGGTGACGCGGGCACCGGCGACCCGGTGAGGATCGGGGTCGTCGGCGCCAGCGACCCGTACTGGGAGACGTACAAGCAGGCGGCGGCCGACGCGGGCATCGCGGTGGACATCGTCGACTTCTCGGACTACGCGCAGCCGAACCCGGCGCTCAGCGAGGGCGAGCTCGACCTCAACCAGTTCCAGCACATCGTGTACCTGTCCCAGTACAACGTCTCCAGCGGATCCGACCTCGTGCCGATCGGCGCGACGGCGATCTACCCGCTCGGCCTGTACTCGACGAAGTACGACTCGGTCGCCGACATCCCCGCCGGCGAGACCGTCGCGGTGCCCAACGACGAGTCGAACCTGGCACGAGGACTCCTCGTGCTGCAGTCGGCCGGCCTCGTGAAGCTGAAGGACGGCGGGAGCATCTTCGCCACGCTCGACGACATCGACGAGGCGGGCTCCAAGGTGAAGGTCACGACGCTCGAGGCCTCGTTGACCCCGACGTCGCTGCCGGACGTCGCCGCCGCGATCATCAACAACGACTTCGTCGAGGACGCCGGCCTCACCGCGGCGGACGCCATCGCCAAGGACGACCCGTCCGACCCCAACGCCCTGCCGTACGTGAACGTCTTCGCCGCTCGAGCGGAGGATGCGGACGACCCGACCTACCAGAAGCTGGTCGAGGTCTACCAGGACACGCAGTCCGTGCTCGACGGCGTGCAGGAGGCCTCGGGCGGCACCGCCGTCTTCCTGAAGACCCCGGTCGACGATCTGCGGGCGTCGCTCGAGAAGGTCGAGGCCGACACCCGCGCCCACCAGGGCTGA
- a CDS encoding ABC transporter ATP-binding protein — translation MTTSPDVTASVVGPLPAVELRGIGKRFGAVVANDGVDLVLRTGTVHSVMGENGAGKSTLMSILFGLEQPDSGEILVEGRPRRFAGPLDAIAAGLGMVHQHFRLFDKMTVTENVVYGAEPRRRGLIDRRAARERVLELSERYGLDTDPDAVVGRLSAGARQRVEILKALHRDARILILDEPTAVLTPAEVDSLFAVIRRAADAGSTVVLVTHKIHEVLAISDDVTVLRDGRVTGRFDARAATADQLVTAMTGREVTVVRNPGSGEPGDVVLAVEGLGLDERGTVVLDDVSLEVRAGEIVGVAGVSGNGQHELAAAILGTLGTDRGRIRLHGDDLGRSSVRDRRERGIALIPEDRRAEGTAVTMSVAENLTLGHHRDAPVGRRRGWGRGWMSLRAERERARQLIADYGVRAAGEQLPVGALSGGNAQKVVVARELSHGAPLLVAEQPTQGVDVGAIESIHARLLEYRDAGRAVLLISHEISELQALADRVLVMYAGRIVAELDRDDATTDRIGAAMAGVTP, via the coding sequence ATGACGACGTCCCCAGACGTCACCGCCTCCGTGGTCGGGCCGCTGCCGGCGGTCGAGCTGCGGGGGATCGGCAAGAGGTTCGGCGCCGTCGTCGCGAACGACGGCGTCGACCTCGTGCTGCGCACCGGGACCGTCCACTCCGTCATGGGGGAGAACGGCGCGGGCAAGTCGACCCTGATGTCGATCCTCTTCGGGCTCGAGCAGCCCGACTCCGGCGAGATCCTGGTCGAGGGCCGACCGCGGAGGTTCGCCGGTCCGCTCGACGCCATCGCCGCGGGCCTCGGGATGGTGCACCAGCACTTCCGCCTCTTCGACAAGATGACCGTCACAGAGAACGTGGTGTACGGGGCCGAGCCCCGCCGCCGCGGCCTGATCGATCGGCGTGCCGCCCGGGAGCGTGTGCTCGAGCTCAGCGAGCGGTACGGGCTCGACACCGACCCGGACGCGGTCGTCGGCCGCCTCTCGGCCGGCGCGCGCCAGCGTGTCGAGATCCTCAAGGCGCTGCACCGCGACGCCAGGATCCTGATCCTCGACGAGCCCACGGCGGTGCTCACGCCCGCGGAGGTCGACTCGCTGTTCGCGGTCATCCGCCGCGCCGCGGACGCCGGCTCCACGGTCGTGCTGGTGACCCACAAGATCCACGAGGTCCTCGCGATCAGCGACGACGTCACGGTGCTCCGAGACGGCCGCGTGACAGGGCGCTTCGACGCGCGTGCCGCCACCGCCGACCAGCTCGTCACCGCCATGACGGGCCGGGAGGTCACCGTCGTCCGCAACCCCGGATCCGGCGAGCCCGGCGACGTCGTGCTCGCCGTGGAGGGCCTCGGGCTCGACGAGCGGGGGACCGTCGTGCTCGACGACGTCTCGCTCGAGGTGCGCGCGGGGGAGATCGTCGGCGTCGCCGGGGTCTCCGGCAACGGCCAGCACGAGCTCGCCGCGGCGATCCTCGGGACCCTCGGCACGGATCGGGGCCGCATCCGCCTGCACGGCGACGACCTCGGCCGCTCGTCGGTGCGCGACCGTCGTGAGCGGGGCATCGCGCTCATCCCGGAGGACAGACGGGCGGAGGGCACGGCGGTGACGATGTCGGTCGCCGAGAACCTCACCCTGGGCCATCATCGGGACGCGCCCGTCGGCCGTCGTCGCGGCTGGGGGCGCGGCTGGATGTCGCTCCGCGCGGAACGAGAGCGGGCGCGGCAGCTCATCGCCGACTACGGCGTGCGCGCCGCGGGGGAGCAGCTGCCCGTGGGCGCCCTGTCGGGTGGCAACGCGCAGAAGGTCGTGGTCGCCCGCGAGCTCTCGCACGGTGCACCGCTCCTCGTCGCAGAGCAGCCCACGCAGGGCGTCGACGTGGGCGCGATCGAGTCGATCCACGCCCGTCTCCTCGAGTACCGCGACGCGGGCCGGGCCGTGCTCCTCATCTCGCATGAGATCAGCGAGCTGCAGGCCCTCGCCGATCGCGTGCTCGTCATGTACGCGGGGCGGATCGTCGCCGAGCTCGACCGCGACGACGCGACCACCGACCGCATCGGAGCCGCCATGGCGGGAGTGACACCGTGA
- a CDS encoding SCO7613 C-terminal domain-containing membrane protein — MAEPWTAETRHRLLDSSRCPRCGAPIQGRVGCEACGAVLGGAAGVSVWRSAVNASRALIEFEQALAALSSPAPAPLDQTIPANTRPALDLPSAPPGRGGYVSLPVDVDAVPPSPRPDTVPVAVIADARTGTPVSRPESPVSVQSVLAVAGAGLVAVAAIVFTFFNPDLRDEGLRSLIVGGVTVLFAGASLLLTRARLRFSAEAVGMLALVFVLIDVQSVAALGGSVPERWLLGAGSLAIVAALLLVAGARVRLRGWFGAGLIAATTAPVLAAAASSSPWIVAGGHLAAAAIALGGSAMLRRDRSGRLDRRPERVLLLALQLLWSSAAVLGALWAMGSTGAPLLCAVLAASAAIALASVRVAPRLWSAVFAADLVASGALLPLVVAQDPDGDPSVLVAAVPLGALLACVLVSAALRLVPGTRAAAAAIAAAGILTATALPALVFGLVLIMAVPFALLGSVVGFAPPQPIGTPLQIASLAGLAAATAAWASLGWALRGGHARLSRAWTTTTGWLFATALTSLAALVVLPLGVRASVALGVALASSGAVLATTRVRPLPESLRAALATAAHLALLIAAAWVLLATGPLLALAVPVLLALVPVALLVPAHLRHLHLAVGLAFALLVTARLLALTGLESIAVLALTTCAASVVALATTLLRRVPTRWWYAVLVVTTVPFLAGVASVLAVRSGWTALSTTLILLLAVALVATPRAGLARAIRVGAAALVVPALAVIVICLGAQVLAISASPVTLPVIAAVVAVALPSAPALRRLLTRVPLSSADVRWCTNALEASSLVTAALAVLLALARTAAGFGTSALVLGILGVGLLVSARVTGRQYAAPLAGAAFAGALWSLLAMAEVGVLEAYTLPPALVATGIGLGLALRGADRRGLGLALTAGGLAAAVTPSLVLLAAGVGAGGPVRLGVLTAASVVALGAAALLWRRELHGEVTAILAVTAMVTGSAPAIQSVRWGLGLDPSPAGSDPSAVMAVCAGVSLLSALLALAASMPLRRDVGPAGRRWLSAPVLALLAVGPIAARGESWFAIGLLAALSLGVLALMVATAARLRDMRPTALPPVWFQFLTAWCLAVASWSERELRVEAYSVPLGVALLAAGVLWLRRPATEGAPSSSLDSWPARFTGSWALLTPGLVVLLLPSILATGTDPLTWRAILVIALAIGAVLVGSLRKLAAPFILGIVVLPIENAVVFLVQIGESISAAPWWITLATAGAVLLVIAVTSERRTGRDRGVAARLRDLA; from the coding sequence ATGGCTGAACCGTGGACCGCCGAGACCAGACACAGGCTCCTCGACTCCTCCCGCTGCCCGCGCTGCGGAGCGCCGATCCAGGGTCGGGTGGGCTGCGAGGCCTGCGGGGCCGTGCTGGGCGGCGCGGCGGGGGTCTCGGTGTGGCGCTCGGCGGTGAACGCGTCGCGAGCGCTGATCGAGTTCGAGCAGGCCCTCGCCGCGCTGTCGTCGCCCGCGCCCGCACCGCTCGATCAGACGATCCCGGCGAACACGCGCCCCGCCCTCGATCTCCCGTCCGCACCACCCGGTCGGGGCGGCTACGTGAGCCTCCCCGTCGACGTCGACGCCGTCCCACCGTCTCCGAGGCCCGACACCGTGCCGGTCGCCGTGATCGCCGATGCCCGCACCGGCACTCCGGTCTCGAGGCCGGAGTCCCCGGTCAGCGTGCAGTCCGTGCTCGCCGTGGCGGGCGCAGGGCTGGTCGCGGTGGCCGCCATCGTGTTCACCTTCTTCAACCCGGACCTGCGCGACGAGGGGCTGCGTTCGCTCATCGTGGGCGGCGTCACGGTCCTCTTCGCCGGCGCATCCCTGCTGCTCACGCGGGCTCGGCTGCGCTTCTCGGCCGAGGCGGTCGGGATGCTCGCGCTGGTGTTCGTGCTGATCGACGTGCAGTCCGTCGCCGCGCTGGGCGGGAGCGTCCCCGAGAGGTGGCTGCTCGGCGCCGGGAGCCTCGCCATCGTCGCGGCTCTGCTCCTCGTCGCGGGTGCACGGGTCCGGCTCCGGGGCTGGTTCGGAGCCGGACTGATCGCCGCGACGACAGCACCGGTCCTCGCTGCCGCGGCGTCGTCGTCCCCGTGGATCGTCGCCGGCGGGCATCTCGCCGCGGCCGCCATCGCGCTCGGCGGGTCGGCGATGCTTCGGCGCGATCGCTCGGGACGACTGGACAGGCGACCCGAGCGCGTCCTCCTGCTCGCGCTGCAGCTGCTGTGGTCGTCGGCCGCTGTCCTGGGAGCGCTGTGGGCGATGGGCTCGACCGGAGCCCCGCTCCTGTGCGCCGTGCTGGCGGCGTCCGCCGCCATCGCACTGGCGTCGGTGCGCGTCGCGCCGCGCCTGTGGAGCGCCGTGTTCGCTGCCGACCTCGTGGCCTCGGGCGCTCTGCTCCCCCTCGTTGTCGCTCAGGATCCGGACGGCGACCCGAGCGTCCTCGTCGCCGCCGTCCCGCTCGGGGCGCTCCTCGCGTGCGTGCTCGTCTCGGCGGCGCTTCGCCTGGTCCCCGGCACCCGTGCTGCCGCGGCGGCGATCGCCGCCGCCGGCATCCTCACGGCCACGGCCCTGCCTGCCCTCGTGTTCGGTCTCGTCCTGATCATGGCCGTGCCGTTCGCGCTGCTCGGGAGCGTCGTCGGCTTCGCCCCGCCGCAGCCGATCGGGACCCCGCTCCAGATCGCGTCCCTCGCCGGTCTCGCTGCGGCGACGGCTGCCTGGGCATCCCTCGGGTGGGCCCTCCGCGGCGGGCACGCGCGGCTCTCGAGGGCATGGACGACGACCACCGGCTGGCTCTTCGCCACCGCTCTCACGAGCCTGGCGGCGCTCGTCGTGCTCCCCCTCGGAGTCAGGGCGTCGGTCGCCCTCGGCGTGGCTCTCGCCTCGTCGGGCGCGGTCCTCGCGACCACCCGGGTCAGGCCGCTTCCGGAGTCGCTCCGTGCGGCGCTCGCCACCGCAGCGCATCTCGCGCTCCTCATCGCCGCGGCGTGGGTGCTCCTCGCCACCGGACCGCTCCTCGCCCTCGCCGTGCCGGTGCTCCTGGCCCTCGTGCCCGTCGCACTCCTCGTCCCCGCCCACCTCCGGCATCTCCACCTCGCGGTCGGTCTGGCCTTCGCCCTGCTCGTGACGGCGCGTCTGCTCGCGCTCACGGGACTCGAGTCAATCGCCGTGCTCGCCCTGACGACGTGCGCCGCGTCCGTGGTGGCGCTCGCCACGACCCTCCTCCGTCGGGTGCCGACCCGCTGGTGGTACGCCGTGCTCGTCGTGACGACCGTGCCCTTCCTCGCGGGGGTGGCGTCCGTCCTGGCGGTCCGAAGCGGGTGGACGGCCCTGTCGACGACGCTCATCCTGCTCCTCGCGGTCGCGCTGGTCGCCACGCCGCGTGCCGGGCTCGCCCGCGCCATCCGCGTCGGAGCGGCCGCCCTCGTCGTCCCGGCCCTCGCCGTCATCGTGATCTGCCTGGGCGCCCAGGTGCTGGCGATCAGCGCCTCCCCGGTGACCCTGCCGGTCATCGCCGCGGTGGTCGCCGTCGCGCTGCCGAGCGCGCCCGCGCTCCGACGACTGCTCACCCGGGTTCCGCTGTCCTCGGCCGACGTCCGGTGGTGCACGAACGCGCTCGAGGCCTCGTCGCTCGTCACCGCCGCGCTCGCCGTGCTGCTCGCACTCGCCCGCACGGCGGCCGGCTTCGGCACATCCGCTCTGGTCCTCGGGATCCTCGGCGTCGGGCTCCTCGTGTCGGCGCGGGTCACCGGCCGCCAGTACGCCGCGCCGCTCGCGGGAGCCGCGTTCGCCGGCGCGCTCTGGTCGCTGCTCGCGATGGCCGAGGTCGGCGTGCTCGAGGCCTACACCCTGCCCCCTGCCCTCGTCGCGACCGGCATCGGGCTCGGACTCGCTCTGAGGGGCGCCGATCGGCGTGGACTCGGTCTCGCTCTCACGGCGGGCGGACTGGCCGCGGCCGTGACACCCTCGCTCGTGCTGCTCGCGGCGGGCGTGGGTGCGGGTGGTCCGGTCCGGCTCGGGGTCCTCACGGCGGCCTCGGTCGTCGCCCTCGGCGCAGCGGCACTCCTGTGGCGGCGAGAGCTGCACGGCGAGGTGACGGCGATCCTCGCCGTGACCGCGATGGTGACCGGGAGCGCACCCGCGATCCAGTCCGTGCGATGGGGTCTCGGCCTCGACCCGTCTCCTGCGGGCAGCGATCCATCCGCCGTGATGGCGGTCTGCGCGGGTGTCTCCCTGCTGTCGGCGCTGCTCGCCCTCGCGGCGTCGATGCCGCTCCGCCGAGATGTCGGGCCGGCCGGCCGGCGATGGCTGTCGGCGCCCGTGCTCGCTCTGCTCGCCGTGGGCCCGATCGCCGCACGGGGAGAGAGCTGGTTCGCGATCGGCCTTCTCGCCGCTCTCTCGCTCGGGGTGCTCGCGCTGATGGTGGCGACGGCGGCTCGCCTCCGCGATATGCGACCCACGGCTCTTCCTCCGGTGTGGTTCCAGTTCCTCACGGCGTGGTGCCTCGCGGTCGCGAGCTGGAGCGAACGCGAGCTGCGCGTCGAGGCCTACTCGGTGCCTCTCGGCGTCGCGCTCCTCGCCGCGGGGGTGCTGTGGCTGCGCCGCCCGGCGACGGAGGGCGCCCCTTCCTCCTCCCTCGACTCGTGGCCCGCCCGGTTCACGGGATCCTGGGCGCTCCTCACCCCGGGCCTCGTCGTGCTGCTCCTGCCGTCGATCCTCGCGACCGGGACGGATCCGCTCACCTGGCGGGCCATCCTCGTGATCGCCCTCGCGATCGGGGCGGTGCTCGTCGGATCGCTGCGGAAGCTGGCGGCCCCGTTCATCCTCGGCATCGTCGTGCTGCCCATCGAGAACGCCGTGGTGTTCCTCGTGCAGATCGGGGAGTCGATCAGCGCCGCGCCCTGGTGGATCACCCTGGCCACGGCCGGAGCCGTGCTCCTCGTGATCGCAGTGACCTCCGAGCGCCGCACCGGCCGCGACCGCGGCGTCGCCGCCCGACTCCGCGACCTCGCCTGA
- a CDS encoding methionine ABC transporter ATP-binding protein, producing MALITLENVTKRYPAPTRGGVPLVAVDDVSLEIEQGDVYGIIGYSGAGKSTLVRLVNALEPASTGRILIDGRDITALPERELRKLRLGIGMIFQQFNLFSSRTVRGNIAYPLRVARRPAREIGSRVDDLLSFVGLTDKADAYPEQLSGGQKQRVGIARALATGPRILLADEATSALDPDTTQEVLALLRRVNEEFGVTILVITHEMDVIQSLATKVAVMDRGRVVEHGDVFDVFSRPREDASERFVSTVVRGVPSPVELAALRERHPGRIVTFSFRDGTRSQASVFVTLAESGVGFELVYGGINDIRGRAFGHLTLALTGPDASIDAALDRIRESTDVTEPGRDGGA from the coding sequence ATGGCGCTGATCACCCTCGAGAACGTCACGAAGCGGTACCCCGCCCCCACCCGGGGCGGGGTACCGCTCGTCGCCGTCGATGACGTCTCGCTCGAGATCGAGCAGGGCGACGTCTACGGCATCATCGGCTACTCGGGTGCGGGCAAGAGCACCCTGGTCCGTCTGGTCAACGCGCTCGAGCCGGCGTCCACGGGCCGCATCCTGATCGACGGCCGCGACATCACGGCACTGCCGGAGCGCGAGCTGCGGAAGCTCCGGCTCGGCATCGGGATGATCTTCCAGCAGTTCAACCTGTTCTCCTCGCGCACGGTCCGCGGCAACATCGCCTATCCCCTCCGTGTGGCCCGGCGTCCGGCCCGGGAGATCGGCTCGCGCGTCGACGACCTGCTGTCGTTCGTGGGCCTGACGGACAAGGCCGACGCCTATCCGGAGCAGCTGTCGGGCGGCCAGAAGCAGCGGGTGGGCATCGCGCGGGCGCTCGCGACCGGTCCGCGCATCCTGCTCGCCGACGAGGCCACCAGCGCGCTCGACCCCGACACCACGCAGGAGGTCCTCGCGCTCCTGCGGCGCGTGAACGAGGAGTTCGGGGTGACGATCCTCGTGATCACCCACGAGATGGACGTCATCCAGAGCCTGGCCACCAAGGTGGCCGTGATGGACCGAGGACGGGTGGTCGAGCACGGCGACGTGTTCGACGTCTTCTCCCGGCCGCGCGAGGACGCCTCCGAGCGCTTCGTGTCCACGGTGGTGCGGGGAGTCCCCTCGCCGGTGGAGCTCGCGGCACTGAGGGAACGGCATCCGGGCCGGATCGTTACCTTCTCGTTCCGGGACGGGACGCGCTCGCAGGCGTCGGTCTTCGTCACCCTCGCCGAGTCCGGGGTCGGCTTCGAGCTCGTGTACGGCGGGATCAACGACATCCGCGGGAGGGCGTTCGGGCATCTGACGCTCGCTCTGACCGGACCGGACGCCTCCATCGACGCGGCGCTCGACCGCATCCGGGAGAGCACGGACGTGACCGAACCCGGGCGAGACGGAGGAGCCTGA
- a CDS encoding ABC transporter permease, with translation MTIAPTPLPPTVEPAGSQDRGLRRALGVALRHPVVVPVGAVIVALLIGAVIMLSAGLNPLEAYSAVLTGALDPDSLDYTISVWGFICGMAVAAAIPLRMGEFNMGGNGQMVLGGVTAAVIAGQLGLPGILAVPLAVVGAVVVAGAFGSLSAPLATRFGIPIIISTLLLSPVAVAVVSYLVRYPLAEQGSAVAQTPRLPADARMPGLGDFSYSTWGLILIIAVMVIFWLVDSRAAVGFELRTVGANRRFASYGGVRVGRLAFGAMATGAAAAGLVGAIIVLSPPYRLIDGALTSPGYTFAGLAAALLAGGRPALIPVTSILFTVLQVGGAAMERTADVPRQLSDVLQGVVIVVLALRTIIDQRRTERSSA, from the coding sequence GTGACCATCGCCCCCACACCCCTCCCGCCCACGGTCGAGCCCGCCGGCTCCCAGGACAGGGGCCTTCGCAGAGCGCTCGGCGTCGCGCTCCGCCACCCCGTCGTCGTCCCGGTCGGCGCGGTCATCGTCGCCCTCCTCATCGGCGCGGTCATCATGCTCAGCGCGGGTCTGAACCCGCTGGAGGCCTACTCCGCGGTGCTCACGGGAGCGCTCGACCCCGATTCGCTGGACTACACCATCTCGGTGTGGGGCTTCATCTGCGGCATGGCCGTCGCCGCCGCCATCCCGCTGCGGATGGGGGAGTTCAACATGGGCGGCAACGGCCAGATGGTGCTCGGCGGTGTGACGGCCGCCGTCATCGCCGGTCAGCTCGGCCTGCCCGGCATCCTCGCCGTCCCGCTGGCGGTCGTCGGAGCCGTCGTCGTCGCCGGTGCGTTCGGATCCCTGTCGGCCCCGCTCGCGACGCGGTTCGGGATCCCGATCATCATCTCGACGCTCCTGCTCTCCCCGGTCGCCGTGGCGGTCGTGTCCTACCTCGTCCGGTATCCGCTGGCCGAGCAGGGCTCCGCGGTGGCGCAGACGCCCCGTCTCCCGGCCGACGCGCGGATGCCCGGGCTGGGCGACTTCTCCTACTCCACGTGGGGCCTCATCCTGATCATCGCCGTCATGGTGATCTTCTGGCTCGTCGACTCCCGGGCGGCGGTGGGGTTCGAGCTGAGGACGGTCGGCGCCAACCGGCGGTTCGCCTCCTACGGCGGAGTGCGGGTGGGACGGCTCGCCTTCGGCGCGATGGCCACCGGCGCCGCCGCGGCGGGTCTCGTCGGCGCGATCATCGTGCTCTCGCCGCCGTACCGCCTCATCGACGGAGCGCTCACCTCTCCCGGCTACACGTTCGCCGGGCTCGCGGCCGCACTGCTCGCGGGAGGGCGTCCCGCGCTCATCCCGGTCACGAGCATCCTGTTCACCGTCCTCCAGGTGGGCGGGGCCGCGATGGAGCGCACGGCCGACGTGCCGCGCCAGCTCTCCGACGTCCTGCAGGGCGTCGTCATCGTGGTGCTCGCGCTCCGCACGATCATCGACCAGCGCCGCACCGAGAGGAGCAGCGCCTGA
- a CDS encoding methionine ABC transporter permease, translating to MDDLIRLLPQLWEATYETLFIVGLSLLFGGIGGLLLGMALYVTRAGNLYANRPVSAVLNVLVNVFRPIPFIIFLAAAQPLARLVVGTGIGNTAIIFTLSLAAAFGISRIVEQNLLTVQPGVIEAARSMGAGRMRILATLVVPEALGPLILGYTFVFVALVDMSAVAGYVGGGGLGTFAIQYGYRQFEPAVTWAAVLVIILLVQLVQLLGNRLARAALRR from the coding sequence ATGGACGACCTGATCCGTCTCCTCCCCCAGCTGTGGGAGGCGACCTACGAGACCCTCTTCATCGTCGGGCTGAGCCTGCTCTTCGGCGGGATCGGCGGGCTGCTCCTCGGCATGGCCCTCTACGTCACGCGCGCGGGGAACCTCTACGCGAACCGGCCCGTGTCCGCCGTGCTCAACGTGCTGGTGAACGTCTTCCGCCCGATCCCGTTCATCATCTTCCTGGCGGCGGCCCAGCCGCTCGCGAGGCTCGTGGTCGGGACCGGGATCGGCAACACGGCGATCATCTTCACCCTGTCGCTGGCGGCCGCCTTCGGCATCAGCCGGATCGTCGAGCAGAACCTCCTCACCGTCCAGCCCGGCGTGATCGAGGCGGCACGCTCCATGGGGGCGGGCCGGATGCGCATCCTCGCCACCCTGGTCGTGCCCGAGGCACTCGGTCCGTTGATCCTGGGATACACGTTCGTCTTCGTGGCCCTGGTCGACATGTCCGCGGTCGCCGGCTACGTCGGCGGGGGCGGTCTCGGCACCTTCGCCATCCAGTACGGCTATCGCCAGTTCGAGCCCGCCGTGACCTGGGCCGCGGTCCTCGTCATCATCCTGCTGGTGCAGCTCGTCCAGCTCCTCGGCAACCGCCTCGCCCGCGCCGCCCTCCGCCGCTGA
- a CDS encoding BMP family ABC transporter substrate-binding protein: MSAFARRAGAVVVAAGLLASVAACSSGGSSSGDSTSSADGDKSIVLITPTPIGANNFLQLAADGAKEAGEKYGAKVDVFESEDPTSIQQNIDAALREKPDIIIGVSFSVLDQITEAAADNPDQQFLLIDTSADDPTPNLTAAVFKEYEATYLTGVEAGLLSQKKDVGVVASLDTPFLHRWVDPFFAGAQSIDPTIKTAVQYVGGDNPFGDQARAKAQAQILADGGADYIQAAASGGNTGVFEAAAENGFKAFGVDTNQCLDSPGNVVDNAIKRVDVALVNSVGDILDGKTGGFTSYGLAEGGVSLTGLEDGVADSQCLIADHPDVIEKVKEVRDQIVDGSLTVTDPLTAG, translated from the coding sequence ATGTCCGCATTCGCGCGTCGAGCAGGAGCGGTGGTCGTCGCCGCCGGTCTGCTCGCCTCCGTCGCCGCCTGCTCCTCCGGGGGGTCCTCGAGCGGTGACTCCACGTCGTCGGCCGACGGCGACAAGTCGATCGTGCTGATCACGCCCACCCCCATCGGCGCCAACAACTTCCTCCAGCTCGCCGCGGACGGCGCGAAGGAGGCCGGCGAGAAGTACGGCGCCAAGGTCGACGTCTTCGAGAGCGAGGACCCGACGAGCATCCAGCAGAACATCGACGCGGCGCTGCGCGAGAAGCCGGACATCATCATCGGCGTGAGCTTCAGCGTGCTCGACCAGATCACCGAGGCCGCGGCCGACAACCCGGACCAGCAGTTCCTGCTGATCGACACCTCGGCCGACGACCCCACCCCGAACCTCACCGCCGCGGTCTTCAAGGAGTACGAGGCGACCTACCTCACCGGCGTCGAGGCCGGGCTCCTCAGCCAGAAGAAGGACGTCGGCGTCGTGGCCTCGCTCGACACGCCGTTCCTGCACCGCTGGGTGGACCCGTTCTTCGCCGGCGCCCAGAGCATCGACCCGACCATCAAGACCGCCGTGCAGTACGTGGGCGGCGACAACCCCTTCGGCGACCAGGCCCGCGCCAAGGCGCAGGCGCAGATCCTCGCCGACGGCGGGGCCGACTACATCCAGGCGGCCGCGTCCGGCGGCAACACCGGCGTGTTCGAGGCCGCGGCCGAGAACGGGTTCAAGGCGTTCGGCGTCGACACGAACCAGTGCCTCGACTCGCCCGGGAACGTGGTCGACAACGCGATCAAGCGCGTCGACGTCGCGCTCGTGAACTCGGTCGGCGACATCCTCGACGGCAAGACCGGCGGCTTCACCTCCTACGGTCTCGCCGAGGGCGGCGTGAGCCTCACCGGCCTCGAGGACGGCGTGGCCGACTCGCAGTGCCTCATCGCCGACCACCCGGACGTCATCGAGAAGGTCAAGGAGGTGCGCGACCAGATCGTCGACGGCTCGCTCACCGTGACGGACCCGCTCACCGCGGGATGA